One region of Maylandia zebra isolate NMK-2024a linkage group LG10, Mzebra_GT3a, whole genome shotgun sequence genomic DNA includes:
- the ksr1a gene encoding kinase suppressor of Ras 1 isoform X7, with translation MDSVSAKGGKMVESDEQPERDSGGGAAMAALHQCELIQNMIDISISSLQGLRTKCAATNDLTQQEIRTLEVKLMKYICKQLQCKQKVPETERPEALDSYPHLRDWLRTINLRPELIEAVEAKLSLDTLLQMTGAQVRDTMRRLGSSSEECGRLGAALSCLKSATESGGELRDDSSLWLSEPTRRDSGSLLTADQLTNLGTPLRTHSPSPLARPSTIQSTPSTPCATFPHPRSGSVSAAPTPDAHSDSPLTDPFPMSFARAARLHGHISTPPITPPSKRRHRLKPPCTPPPPSRKVLHLLPNITLTRSKSHESQLGNRIEDPPTNKCVKKNKLFLNMQVNGNGCEDSPSRYSAVSARTPGATPAANTAPYTLPGTPTLLEEHSTIKNNVAVHRSSPQAIRRDIGLAVTHRFSTKSWLSQTCQVCQKNMMFGVKCKHCRLKCHNKCTKEAPSCRISFLPIAKIRRTESVPSDINNPVDRPQEAPQFGTLPKAITKKQDHPPVLNQLDSSSNPSSTTSSTPSSPAPFQQSNPPSATPPPNPSPKGHRDSRFNFPDVSSPANFHSDVLQDRVEIEQSSDDVHDELVEDDDEEEGDEEVEDEDHEGEEDDDEEDDEDNVDGGEDEDDRGEIRMHMGSDGECDELDDLPNSRGNQWKGPISRKASQTSVYLQEWDIPFEQLDLGELIGKGRWGKVHKGRWHGEVAIRLLEIDGNNQDHLKLFKKEVMNYRQTRHENVVLFMGACMAPPHLAIITSFCKGRTLYSVVRDTKNTLDINKTRQIAQEIVKGMGYLHAKGIVHKDLKSKNVFHDTNKVVIADFGLFGISGVVQEGRRENKLKLPHGWICYLAPEIVRRMSPGNNEDRLPFSTAADVYAFGTIWYELQARDWPITNQPVEATIWQVGSGEGIKKILAEISLGKEVTEILSACWAYDLRERPTFTQLADMLEKLPKLNRRLSHPGHFWKSAEL, from the exons GTGAAGCTGATGAAATACATCTGTAAACAGCTCCAGTGCAAGCAGAAAGTGCCAGAGACAGAGAGGCCCGAGGCCCTAGACAGCTATCCACACTTGCGAGACTGGTTACGCACCATCAACCTGCGACCAGAGCTCATTGAG GCTGTGGAGGCAAAGCTGTCGCTGGATACCTTACTGCAGATGACAGGAGCTCAGGTGAGAGACACGATGCGAAGACTTGGGTCCAGCTCAGAAGAATGTGGCAGACTCGGTGCTGCCCTCTCTTGTCTAAAGAGTGCTACTGAATCAG GAGGCGAACTAAGAGATGACAGCAGTCTCTGGCTGTCTGAGCCCACCAGGAGGGACAGCGGCTCTCTGCTGACAGCGGACCAGCTAACCAACCTGGGGACCccactccgcacacacagcccCTCGCCTCTAGCCCGCCCATCCACCATCCAGTCCACCCCATCCACTCCCTGCGCAACCTTCCCCCACCCTCGCTCAGGCTCTGTGTCAGCGGCGCCCACGCCAGACGCACATAGCGACAGCCCTCTCACAGATCCATTCCCTATGTCCTTCGCCCGCGCAGCCCGCCTCCATGGGCACATTTCCACCCCACCTATAACGCCTCCTTCAAAGAGGCGTCACCGGTTGAAGCCTCCCTGCACCCCTCCCCCGCCATCCCGCAAGGTACTGCACCTGCTTCCCAACATCACACTGACGCGCAGCAAAAGCCACGAGTCCCAGCTGGGCAACCGCATCGAGGACCCTCCCACCAACAA GTGTGTTAAAAAGAACAAGTTGTTCCTGAACATGCAAGTCAACGGTAACGGATGTGAGGATTCGCCTTCTCGCTACTCCGCCGTGTCTGCAAGGACACCCGGTGCCACCCCAGCTGCCAACACAGCACCTTACACCCTTCCTGGAACTCCCACACTGCTGGAGGAGCACAGCACAATTAAGA ATAATGTAGCAGTGCATCGCAGCTCCCCACAAGCAATAAGGAGGGATATAGGGCTTGCAGTCACGCACAG gtttTCCACCAAATCCTGGTTGTCCCAGACATGTCAAGTGTGCCAGAAAAACATGATGTTTGGAGTTAAGTGCAAACACTGTCG ATTAAAGTGCCACAACAAATGTACAAAGGAAGCTCCatcctgcagaatctcctttcTACCAA TTGCCAAAATTCGGAGGACCGAGTCAGTTCCCTCTGATATAAACAACCCAGTGGACCGGCCGCAGGAAGCACCGCAGTTTGGCACACTACCAAAGGCTATTACGAAAAAG CAGGATCATCCACCAGTACTGAACCAGCTGGACTCCAGCAGCAACCCATCCTCCACCACTTCATCCACACCTTCCTCCCCAGCACCCTTCCAGCAGAGCAACCCCCCCAGTGCCACACCACCGCCCAACCCTTCACCCAAAGGTCATCGAGACAGCCGATTTAATTTCCCGG ATGTTTCCAGTCCTGCAAATTTCCACTCAGATGTTCTTCAGGACAGAGT TGAGATAGAGCAATCATCAGACGACGTACATGATGAGCTGGTAGAAGATGACGATGAAGAG GAAGGGGATGAGGAGGTCGAAGATGAAGATCACGAAGGGGAGGAGGACGACgatgaggaggatgatgaggacAATGTGGATGGAGGAGAAGATGAGGACGACAGAGGGGAGATCAGGATGCACATGGGCTCCGACGGCGAGTGCGACGAGCTGGATGATCTGCCCAACTCTCGGGGAAACCAGTGGAAGGGCCCCATCTCCCGCAAGGCCAGTCAGACCAGCGTTTACCTGCAAGAGTGGGACATCCCCTTTGAGCAGCTGGACCTTGGGGAGCTCATAGGAAAG GGCCgctggggaaaagtgcacaagGGCCGGTGGCACGGCGAGGTGGCCATCCGGCTTCTTGAGATCGATGGGAACAATCAGGACCACCTGAAGCTCTTTAAAAAGGAGGTGATGAACTACAGACAGACCAGGCATGAGAATGTGGTCCTCTTTATGGGAGCCTGCATGGCTCCACCCCACCTGGCCATTATCACCAG TTTTTGTAAAGGGAGGACACTCTACTCAGTAGTTCGAGACACTAAAAACACTCTGGATATTAACAAGACAAGACAAATTGCTCAGGAGATTGTAAag GGAATGGGCTATCTGCATGCCAAAGGCATTGTTCACAAAGACTTGAAGTCAAAGAACGTTTTTCATGACACCAATAAGGTTGTGATCGCAGACTTTGGCCTGTTTGGGATCTCTGGAGTTGTTCAGGAGGGAAG gcgtgaaaataaactcaaacttcCACATGGCTGGATTTGTTATCTCGCACCAGAGATTGTGCGCAGAATGAGCCCAGGTAACAATGAGGACCGCCTTCCTTTTTCCACCGCAGCAGATGTGTACGCCTTTGG CACAATTTGGTATGAGCTTCAAGCTAGGGACTGGCCAATCACTAACCAGCCTGTGGAAGCTACCATCTGGCAGGTGGGGAGCGGAGAGGGCATAAAGAAGATTTTGGCAGAAATCAGCCTGGGAAAGGAGGTCACT GAAATCCTTTCTGCCTGCTGGGCGTACGACTTGAGAGAAAGGCCGACCTTTACGCAGCTGGCTGACATGCTGGAGAAGCTACCCAAACTCAACCGCAGACTGTCCCACCCTGGACATTTCTGGAAGTCTGCAGA
- the ksr1a gene encoding kinase suppressor of Ras 1 isoform X4, with product MDSVSAKGGKMVESDEQPERDSGGGAAMAALHQCELIQNMIDISISSLQGLRTKCAATNDLTQQEIRTLEVKLMKYICKQLQCKQKVPETERPEALDSYPHLRDWLRTINLRPELIEAVEAKLSLDTLLQMTGAQVRDTMRRLGSSSEECGRLGAALSCLKSATESGGELRDDSSLWLSEPTRRDSGSLLTADQLTNLGTPLRTHSPSPLARPSTIQSTPSTPCATFPHPRSGSVSAAPTPDAHSDSPLTDPFPMSFARAARLHGHISTPPITPPSKRRHRLKPPCTPPPPSRKVLHLLPNITLTRSKSHESQLGNRIEDPPTNKCVKKNKLFLNMQVNGNGCEDSPSRYSAVSARTPGATPAANTAPYTLPGTPTLLEEHSTIKNNVAVHRSSPQAIRRDIGLAVTHRFSTKSWLSQTCQVCQKNMMFGVKCKHCRLKCHNKCTKEAPSCRISFLPIAKIRRTESVPSDINNPVDRPQEAPQFGTLPKAITKKQDHPPVLNQLDSSSNPSSTTSSTPSSPAPFQQSNPPSATPPPNPSPKGHRDSRFNFPAACYFQHRQQFIFPDVSSPANFHSDVLQDRVEIEQSSDDVHDELVEDDDEEEGDEEVEDEDHEGEEDDDEEDDEDNVDGGEDEDDRGEIRMHMGSDGECDELDDLPNSRGNQWKGPISRKASQTSVYLQEWDIPFEQLDLGELIGKGRWGKVHKGRWHGEVAIRLLEIDGNNQDHLKLFKKEVMNYRQTRHENVVLFMGACMAPPHLAIITSFCKGRTLYSVVRDTKNTLDINKTRQIAQEIVKGMGYLHAKGIVHKDLKSKNVFHDTNKVVIADFGLFGISGVVQEGRRENKLKLPHGWICYLAPEIVRRMSPGNNEDRLPFSTAADVYAFGTIWYELQARDWPITNQPVEATIWQVGSGEGIKKILAEISLGKEVTEILSACWAYDLRERPTFTQLADMLEKLPKLNRRLSHPGHFWKSAEL from the exons GTGAAGCTGATGAAATACATCTGTAAACAGCTCCAGTGCAAGCAGAAAGTGCCAGAGACAGAGAGGCCCGAGGCCCTAGACAGCTATCCACACTTGCGAGACTGGTTACGCACCATCAACCTGCGACCAGAGCTCATTGAG GCTGTGGAGGCAAAGCTGTCGCTGGATACCTTACTGCAGATGACAGGAGCTCAGGTGAGAGACACGATGCGAAGACTTGGGTCCAGCTCAGAAGAATGTGGCAGACTCGGTGCTGCCCTCTCTTGTCTAAAGAGTGCTACTGAATCAG GAGGCGAACTAAGAGATGACAGCAGTCTCTGGCTGTCTGAGCCCACCAGGAGGGACAGCGGCTCTCTGCTGACAGCGGACCAGCTAACCAACCTGGGGACCccactccgcacacacagcccCTCGCCTCTAGCCCGCCCATCCACCATCCAGTCCACCCCATCCACTCCCTGCGCAACCTTCCCCCACCCTCGCTCAGGCTCTGTGTCAGCGGCGCCCACGCCAGACGCACATAGCGACAGCCCTCTCACAGATCCATTCCCTATGTCCTTCGCCCGCGCAGCCCGCCTCCATGGGCACATTTCCACCCCACCTATAACGCCTCCTTCAAAGAGGCGTCACCGGTTGAAGCCTCCCTGCACCCCTCCCCCGCCATCCCGCAAGGTACTGCACCTGCTTCCCAACATCACACTGACGCGCAGCAAAAGCCACGAGTCCCAGCTGGGCAACCGCATCGAGGACCCTCCCACCAACAA GTGTGTTAAAAAGAACAAGTTGTTCCTGAACATGCAAGTCAACGGTAACGGATGTGAGGATTCGCCTTCTCGCTACTCCGCCGTGTCTGCAAGGACACCCGGTGCCACCCCAGCTGCCAACACAGCACCTTACACCCTTCCTGGAACTCCCACACTGCTGGAGGAGCACAGCACAATTAAGA ATAATGTAGCAGTGCATCGCAGCTCCCCACAAGCAATAAGGAGGGATATAGGGCTTGCAGTCACGCACAG gtttTCCACCAAATCCTGGTTGTCCCAGACATGTCAAGTGTGCCAGAAAAACATGATGTTTGGAGTTAAGTGCAAACACTGTCG ATTAAAGTGCCACAACAAATGTACAAAGGAAGCTCCatcctgcagaatctcctttcTACCAA TTGCCAAAATTCGGAGGACCGAGTCAGTTCCCTCTGATATAAACAACCCAGTGGACCGGCCGCAGGAAGCACCGCAGTTTGGCACACTACCAAAGGCTATTACGAAAAAG CAGGATCATCCACCAGTACTGAACCAGCTGGACTCCAGCAGCAACCCATCCTCCACCACTTCATCCACACCTTCCTCCCCAGCACCCTTCCAGCAGAGCAACCCCCCCAGTGCCACACCACCGCCCAACCCTTCACCCAAAGGTCATCGAGACAGCCGATTTAATTTCCCGG CTGCCTGTTACTTTCAGCATAGACAGCAATTTATCTTCCCAG ATGTTTCCAGTCCTGCAAATTTCCACTCAGATGTTCTTCAGGACAGAGT TGAGATAGAGCAATCATCAGACGACGTACATGATGAGCTGGTAGAAGATGACGATGAAGAG GAAGGGGATGAGGAGGTCGAAGATGAAGATCACGAAGGGGAGGAGGACGACgatgaggaggatgatgaggacAATGTGGATGGAGGAGAAGATGAGGACGACAGAGGGGAGATCAGGATGCACATGGGCTCCGACGGCGAGTGCGACGAGCTGGATGATCTGCCCAACTCTCGGGGAAACCAGTGGAAGGGCCCCATCTCCCGCAAGGCCAGTCAGACCAGCGTTTACCTGCAAGAGTGGGACATCCCCTTTGAGCAGCTGGACCTTGGGGAGCTCATAGGAAAG GGCCgctggggaaaagtgcacaagGGCCGGTGGCACGGCGAGGTGGCCATCCGGCTTCTTGAGATCGATGGGAACAATCAGGACCACCTGAAGCTCTTTAAAAAGGAGGTGATGAACTACAGACAGACCAGGCATGAGAATGTGGTCCTCTTTATGGGAGCCTGCATGGCTCCACCCCACCTGGCCATTATCACCAG TTTTTGTAAAGGGAGGACACTCTACTCAGTAGTTCGAGACACTAAAAACACTCTGGATATTAACAAGACAAGACAAATTGCTCAGGAGATTGTAAag GGAATGGGCTATCTGCATGCCAAAGGCATTGTTCACAAAGACTTGAAGTCAAAGAACGTTTTTCATGACACCAATAAGGTTGTGATCGCAGACTTTGGCCTGTTTGGGATCTCTGGAGTTGTTCAGGAGGGAAG gcgtgaaaataaactcaaacttcCACATGGCTGGATTTGTTATCTCGCACCAGAGATTGTGCGCAGAATGAGCCCAGGTAACAATGAGGACCGCCTTCCTTTTTCCACCGCAGCAGATGTGTACGCCTTTGG CACAATTTGGTATGAGCTTCAAGCTAGGGACTGGCCAATCACTAACCAGCCTGTGGAAGCTACCATCTGGCAGGTGGGGAGCGGAGAGGGCATAAAGAAGATTTTGGCAGAAATCAGCCTGGGAAAGGAGGTCACT GAAATCCTTTCTGCCTGCTGGGCGTACGACTTGAGAGAAAGGCCGACCTTTACGCAGCTGGCTGACATGCTGGAGAAGCTACCCAAACTCAACCGCAGACTGTCCCACCCTGGACATTTCTGGAAGTCTGCAGA
- the ksr1a gene encoding kinase suppressor of Ras 1 isoform X3, with protein MDSVSAKGGKMVESDEQPERDSGGGAAMAALHQCELIQNMIDISISSLQGLRTKCAATNDLTQQEIRTLEVKLMKYICKQLQCKQKVPETERPEALDSYPHLRDWLRTINLRPELIEAVEAKLSLDTLLQMTGAQVRDTMRRLGSSSEECGRLGAALSCLKSATESGGELRDDSSLWLSEPTRRDSGSLLTADQLTNLGTPLRTHSPSPLARPSTIQSTPSTPCATFPHPRSGSVSAAPTPDAHSDSPLTDPFPMSFARAARLHGHISTPPITPPSKRRHRLKPPCTPPPPSRKVLHLLPNITLTRSKSHESQLGNRIEDPPTNKCVKKNKLFLNMQVNGNGCEDSPSRYSAVSARTPGATPAANTAPYTLPGTPTLLEEHSTIKNNVAVHRSSPQAIRRDIGLAVTHRFSTKSWLSQTCQVCQKNMMFGVKCKHCRLKCHNKCTKEAPSCRISFLPIAKIRRTESVPSDINNPVDRPQEAPQFGTLPKAITKKQDHPPVLNQLDSSSNPSSTTSSTPSSPAPFQQSNPPSATPPPNPSPKGHRDSRFNFPAACYFQHRQQFIFPDVSSPANFHSDVLQDRVSEIEQSSDDVHDELVEDDDEEEGDEEVEDEDHEGEEDDDEEDDEDNVDGGEDEDDRGEIRMHMGSDGECDELDDLPNSRGNQWKGPISRKASQTSVYLQEWDIPFEQLDLGELIGKGRWGKVHKGRWHGEVAIRLLEIDGNNQDHLKLFKKEVMNYRQTRHENVVLFMGACMAPPHLAIITSFCKGRTLYSVVRDTKNTLDINKTRQIAQEIVKGMGYLHAKGIVHKDLKSKNVFHDTNKVVIADFGLFGISGVVQEGRRENKLKLPHGWICYLAPEIVRRMSPGNNEDRLPFSTAADVYAFGTIWYELQARDWPITNQPVEATIWQVGSGEGIKKILAEISLGKEVTEILSACWAYDLRERPTFTQLADMLEKLPKLNRRLSHPGHFWKSAEL; from the exons GTGAAGCTGATGAAATACATCTGTAAACAGCTCCAGTGCAAGCAGAAAGTGCCAGAGACAGAGAGGCCCGAGGCCCTAGACAGCTATCCACACTTGCGAGACTGGTTACGCACCATCAACCTGCGACCAGAGCTCATTGAG GCTGTGGAGGCAAAGCTGTCGCTGGATACCTTACTGCAGATGACAGGAGCTCAGGTGAGAGACACGATGCGAAGACTTGGGTCCAGCTCAGAAGAATGTGGCAGACTCGGTGCTGCCCTCTCTTGTCTAAAGAGTGCTACTGAATCAG GAGGCGAACTAAGAGATGACAGCAGTCTCTGGCTGTCTGAGCCCACCAGGAGGGACAGCGGCTCTCTGCTGACAGCGGACCAGCTAACCAACCTGGGGACCccactccgcacacacagcccCTCGCCTCTAGCCCGCCCATCCACCATCCAGTCCACCCCATCCACTCCCTGCGCAACCTTCCCCCACCCTCGCTCAGGCTCTGTGTCAGCGGCGCCCACGCCAGACGCACATAGCGACAGCCCTCTCACAGATCCATTCCCTATGTCCTTCGCCCGCGCAGCCCGCCTCCATGGGCACATTTCCACCCCACCTATAACGCCTCCTTCAAAGAGGCGTCACCGGTTGAAGCCTCCCTGCACCCCTCCCCCGCCATCCCGCAAGGTACTGCACCTGCTTCCCAACATCACACTGACGCGCAGCAAAAGCCACGAGTCCCAGCTGGGCAACCGCATCGAGGACCCTCCCACCAACAA GTGTGTTAAAAAGAACAAGTTGTTCCTGAACATGCAAGTCAACGGTAACGGATGTGAGGATTCGCCTTCTCGCTACTCCGCCGTGTCTGCAAGGACACCCGGTGCCACCCCAGCTGCCAACACAGCACCTTACACCCTTCCTGGAACTCCCACACTGCTGGAGGAGCACAGCACAATTAAGA ATAATGTAGCAGTGCATCGCAGCTCCCCACAAGCAATAAGGAGGGATATAGGGCTTGCAGTCACGCACAG gtttTCCACCAAATCCTGGTTGTCCCAGACATGTCAAGTGTGCCAGAAAAACATGATGTTTGGAGTTAAGTGCAAACACTGTCG ATTAAAGTGCCACAACAAATGTACAAAGGAAGCTCCatcctgcagaatctcctttcTACCAA TTGCCAAAATTCGGAGGACCGAGTCAGTTCCCTCTGATATAAACAACCCAGTGGACCGGCCGCAGGAAGCACCGCAGTTTGGCACACTACCAAAGGCTATTACGAAAAAG CAGGATCATCCACCAGTACTGAACCAGCTGGACTCCAGCAGCAACCCATCCTCCACCACTTCATCCACACCTTCCTCCCCAGCACCCTTCCAGCAGAGCAACCCCCCCAGTGCCACACCACCGCCCAACCCTTCACCCAAAGGTCATCGAGACAGCCGATTTAATTTCCCGG CTGCCTGTTACTTTCAGCATAGACAGCAATTTATCTTCCCAG ATGTTTCCAGTCCTGCAAATTTCCACTCAGATGTTCTTCAGGACAGAGT CAGTGAGATAGAGCAATCATCAGACGACGTACATGATGAGCTGGTAGAAGATGACGATGAAGAG GAAGGGGATGAGGAGGTCGAAGATGAAGATCACGAAGGGGAGGAGGACGACgatgaggaggatgatgaggacAATGTGGATGGAGGAGAAGATGAGGACGACAGAGGGGAGATCAGGATGCACATGGGCTCCGACGGCGAGTGCGACGAGCTGGATGATCTGCCCAACTCTCGGGGAAACCAGTGGAAGGGCCCCATCTCCCGCAAGGCCAGTCAGACCAGCGTTTACCTGCAAGAGTGGGACATCCCCTTTGAGCAGCTGGACCTTGGGGAGCTCATAGGAAAG GGCCgctggggaaaagtgcacaagGGCCGGTGGCACGGCGAGGTGGCCATCCGGCTTCTTGAGATCGATGGGAACAATCAGGACCACCTGAAGCTCTTTAAAAAGGAGGTGATGAACTACAGACAGACCAGGCATGAGAATGTGGTCCTCTTTATGGGAGCCTGCATGGCTCCACCCCACCTGGCCATTATCACCAG TTTTTGTAAAGGGAGGACACTCTACTCAGTAGTTCGAGACACTAAAAACACTCTGGATATTAACAAGACAAGACAAATTGCTCAGGAGATTGTAAag GGAATGGGCTATCTGCATGCCAAAGGCATTGTTCACAAAGACTTGAAGTCAAAGAACGTTTTTCATGACACCAATAAGGTTGTGATCGCAGACTTTGGCCTGTTTGGGATCTCTGGAGTTGTTCAGGAGGGAAG gcgtgaaaataaactcaaacttcCACATGGCTGGATTTGTTATCTCGCACCAGAGATTGTGCGCAGAATGAGCCCAGGTAACAATGAGGACCGCCTTCCTTTTTCCACCGCAGCAGATGTGTACGCCTTTGG CACAATTTGGTATGAGCTTCAAGCTAGGGACTGGCCAATCACTAACCAGCCTGTGGAAGCTACCATCTGGCAGGTGGGGAGCGGAGAGGGCATAAAGAAGATTTTGGCAGAAATCAGCCTGGGAAAGGAGGTCACT GAAATCCTTTCTGCCTGCTGGGCGTACGACTTGAGAGAAAGGCCGACCTTTACGCAGCTGGCTGACATGCTGGAGAAGCTACCCAAACTCAACCGCAGACTGTCCCACCCTGGACATTTCTGGAAGTCTGCAGA
- the ksr1a gene encoding kinase suppressor of Ras 1 isoform X6 translates to MDSVSAKGGKMVESDEQPERDSGGGAAMAALHQCELIQNMIDISISSLQGLRTKCAATNDLTQQEIRTLEVKLMKYICKQLQCKQKVPETERPEALDSYPHLRDWLRTINLRPELIEAVEAKLSLDTLLQMTGAQVRDTMRRLGSSSEECGRLGAALSCLKSATESGGELRDDSSLWLSEPTRRDSGSLLTADQLTNLGTPLRTHSPSPLARPSTIQSTPSTPCATFPHPRSGSVSAAPTPDAHSDSPLTDPFPMSFARAARLHGHISTPPITPPSKRRHRLKPPCTPPPPSRKVLHLLPNITLTRSKSHESQLGNRIEDPPTNKCVKKNKLFLNMQVNGNGCEDSPSRYSAVSARTPGATPAANTAPYTLPGTPTLLEEHSTIKNNVAVHRSSPQAIRRDIGLAVTHRFSTKSWLSQTCQVCQKNMMFGVKCKHCRLKCHNKCTKEAPSCRISFLPIAKIRRTESVPSDINNPVDRPQEAPQFGTLPKAITKKQDHPPVLNQLDSSSNPSSTTSSTPSSPAPFQQSNPPSATPPPNPSPKGHRDSRFNFPDVSSPANFHSDVLQDRVSEIEQSSDDVHDELVEDDDEEEGDEEVEDEDHEGEEDDDEEDDEDNVDGGEDEDDRGEIRMHMGSDGECDELDDLPNSRGNQWKGPISRKASQTSVYLQEWDIPFEQLDLGELIGKGRWGKVHKGRWHGEVAIRLLEIDGNNQDHLKLFKKEVMNYRQTRHENVVLFMGACMAPPHLAIITSFCKGRTLYSVVRDTKNTLDINKTRQIAQEIVKGMGYLHAKGIVHKDLKSKNVFHDTNKVVIADFGLFGISGVVQEGRRENKLKLPHGWICYLAPEIVRRMSPGNNEDRLPFSTAADVYAFGTIWYELQARDWPITNQPVEATIWQVGSGEGIKKILAEISLGKEVTEILSACWAYDLRERPTFTQLADMLEKLPKLNRRLSHPGHFWKSAEL, encoded by the exons GTGAAGCTGATGAAATACATCTGTAAACAGCTCCAGTGCAAGCAGAAAGTGCCAGAGACAGAGAGGCCCGAGGCCCTAGACAGCTATCCACACTTGCGAGACTGGTTACGCACCATCAACCTGCGACCAGAGCTCATTGAG GCTGTGGAGGCAAAGCTGTCGCTGGATACCTTACTGCAGATGACAGGAGCTCAGGTGAGAGACACGATGCGAAGACTTGGGTCCAGCTCAGAAGAATGTGGCAGACTCGGTGCTGCCCTCTCTTGTCTAAAGAGTGCTACTGAATCAG GAGGCGAACTAAGAGATGACAGCAGTCTCTGGCTGTCTGAGCCCACCAGGAGGGACAGCGGCTCTCTGCTGACAGCGGACCAGCTAACCAACCTGGGGACCccactccgcacacacagcccCTCGCCTCTAGCCCGCCCATCCACCATCCAGTCCACCCCATCCACTCCCTGCGCAACCTTCCCCCACCCTCGCTCAGGCTCTGTGTCAGCGGCGCCCACGCCAGACGCACATAGCGACAGCCCTCTCACAGATCCATTCCCTATGTCCTTCGCCCGCGCAGCCCGCCTCCATGGGCACATTTCCACCCCACCTATAACGCCTCCTTCAAAGAGGCGTCACCGGTTGAAGCCTCCCTGCACCCCTCCCCCGCCATCCCGCAAGGTACTGCACCTGCTTCCCAACATCACACTGACGCGCAGCAAAAGCCACGAGTCCCAGCTGGGCAACCGCATCGAGGACCCTCCCACCAACAA GTGTGTTAAAAAGAACAAGTTGTTCCTGAACATGCAAGTCAACGGTAACGGATGTGAGGATTCGCCTTCTCGCTACTCCGCCGTGTCTGCAAGGACACCCGGTGCCACCCCAGCTGCCAACACAGCACCTTACACCCTTCCTGGAACTCCCACACTGCTGGAGGAGCACAGCACAATTAAGA ATAATGTAGCAGTGCATCGCAGCTCCCCACAAGCAATAAGGAGGGATATAGGGCTTGCAGTCACGCACAG gtttTCCACCAAATCCTGGTTGTCCCAGACATGTCAAGTGTGCCAGAAAAACATGATGTTTGGAGTTAAGTGCAAACACTGTCG ATTAAAGTGCCACAACAAATGTACAAAGGAAGCTCCatcctgcagaatctcctttcTACCAA TTGCCAAAATTCGGAGGACCGAGTCAGTTCCCTCTGATATAAACAACCCAGTGGACCGGCCGCAGGAAGCACCGCAGTTTGGCACACTACCAAAGGCTATTACGAAAAAG CAGGATCATCCACCAGTACTGAACCAGCTGGACTCCAGCAGCAACCCATCCTCCACCACTTCATCCACACCTTCCTCCCCAGCACCCTTCCAGCAGAGCAACCCCCCCAGTGCCACACCACCGCCCAACCCTTCACCCAAAGGTCATCGAGACAGCCGATTTAATTTCCCGG ATGTTTCCAGTCCTGCAAATTTCCACTCAGATGTTCTTCAGGACAGAGT CAGTGAGATAGAGCAATCATCAGACGACGTACATGATGAGCTGGTAGAAGATGACGATGAAGAG GAAGGGGATGAGGAGGTCGAAGATGAAGATCACGAAGGGGAGGAGGACGACgatgaggaggatgatgaggacAATGTGGATGGAGGAGAAGATGAGGACGACAGAGGGGAGATCAGGATGCACATGGGCTCCGACGGCGAGTGCGACGAGCTGGATGATCTGCCCAACTCTCGGGGAAACCAGTGGAAGGGCCCCATCTCCCGCAAGGCCAGTCAGACCAGCGTTTACCTGCAAGAGTGGGACATCCCCTTTGAGCAGCTGGACCTTGGGGAGCTCATAGGAAAG GGCCgctggggaaaagtgcacaagGGCCGGTGGCACGGCGAGGTGGCCATCCGGCTTCTTGAGATCGATGGGAACAATCAGGACCACCTGAAGCTCTTTAAAAAGGAGGTGATGAACTACAGACAGACCAGGCATGAGAATGTGGTCCTCTTTATGGGAGCCTGCATGGCTCCACCCCACCTGGCCATTATCACCAG TTTTTGTAAAGGGAGGACACTCTACTCAGTAGTTCGAGACACTAAAAACACTCTGGATATTAACAAGACAAGACAAATTGCTCAGGAGATTGTAAag GGAATGGGCTATCTGCATGCCAAAGGCATTGTTCACAAAGACTTGAAGTCAAAGAACGTTTTTCATGACACCAATAAGGTTGTGATCGCAGACTTTGGCCTGTTTGGGATCTCTGGAGTTGTTCAGGAGGGAAG gcgtgaaaataaactcaaacttcCACATGGCTGGATTTGTTATCTCGCACCAGAGATTGTGCGCAGAATGAGCCCAGGTAACAATGAGGACCGCCTTCCTTTTTCCACCGCAGCAGATGTGTACGCCTTTGG CACAATTTGGTATGAGCTTCAAGCTAGGGACTGGCCAATCACTAACCAGCCTGTGGAAGCTACCATCTGGCAGGTGGGGAGCGGAGAGGGCATAAAGAAGATTTTGGCAGAAATCAGCCTGGGAAAGGAGGTCACT GAAATCCTTTCTGCCTGCTGGGCGTACGACTTGAGAGAAAGGCCGACCTTTACGCAGCTGGCTGACATGCTGGAGAAGCTACCCAAACTCAACCGCAGACTGTCCCACCCTGGACATTTCTGGAAGTCTGCAGA